GCTAAGTCGACTGCACCGATGAGCAGTTTATCGTTGAAACCGAGCACTTCATCGAACTCATTTCCAACAACCTGCAAACCGAAAACATCCGGGTTATTTTTGCCGTGAAGTTTTTCATAAACTTTTGCCTGCATCTCAAACACAGTTTCGAGATTTTCAAAGAGCGCCAAAATGTGAATTTCTTCCCGGCTACATATTTCCATTCCGGGCAACACTACCACTTCTTTACCTTTTGCAGCTTTAACCAAAGCAGGAACATTTTCCGCTGAATTATGGTCGCAGATTGCGATTATATCTATATTATTTGTAAGAACTTGATTTATGATTTTTTGCGGTGTCATCTTTAAATCGCCGCAAGGCGATAAGCACGTG
The sequence above is drawn from the Bacteroidota bacterium genome and encodes:
- a CDS encoding PHP domain-containing protein, with translation MLKTFKADLHIHTCLSPCGDLKMTPQKIINQVLTNNIDIIAICDHNSAENVPALVKAAKGKEVVVLPGMEICSREEIHILALFENLETVFEMQAKVYEKLHGKNNPDVFGLQVVGNEFDEVLGFNDKLLIGAVDLAIEEIVNRVHKLGGLAIASHIDRESYSVIGQLGFIPISLEFDALEISTRLSYAEARKKFPEYQNYTFIQNSDAHMLDDIGKCTTEFWIENPTFEEIRKALKNEDDRRINA